One Danio rerio strain Tuebingen ecotype United States chromosome 9, GRCz12tu, whole genome shotgun sequence genomic region harbors:
- the itgb2 gene encoding integrin beta-2, whose protein sequence is MHQSVCLKSLLLLLVGTQVYTQEQCLKASVNTCGDCIKSGPGCAWCKELNFTKTGEQEAARCDTVKLLLDRGCSKENIINPQNIFQNVVNKALVAGKDPVQIQPQEIQLNLRPGMPQTFQLRFKRAEGYPVDLYYLMDLSYSMKDDLANVKNLGNDILEKLNRITGNARIGFGSFVDKTLLPYTDTNEAKLKHPCSDKNEPCQPAFGFQHVLPLTANGNDFKELVKQQHISGNLDPPEGSLDAIMQAAVCLKEIGWGNSTRLLVLATDDGFHMAGDGKLAAILEPNKETCQLDKNKYSKSNIWDYPSVGQVARKLEEQNIQPIFAVTKKMETVYTELSKLIPKSAVGVLSEDSNNVVNLIVEAYNNLTSEVIMAHDALPNFISVKYSSKCTGGKTFSDNGKCDNVNIGLEVIFDVTVTVDRCINDQSFSIGPLGFNEKLKVNVQTLCECNCGDPPGVHPHCKGQGKVVCGSCKCNDGFIGQLCECTIGKKDEASFKAQCRKDNGTECEGKGDCVCGRCQCHLTEGNGHFYGEHCECDDEHCEKFDNKQCAGHGKCKCGKCECDDGYEGTACHCAKSDNECKIDSHVCYNRGKCVCNQCECERGYKGPYCKTCPTCQRPCQQSGSCVECFAFQSGPFEKNCSLACKHLTIKIVDKLVKSDCRVKDKEGCWMAFTMTEELGFDLYSVSVLKDRECPEGPNIIAIVGGSLAGVALIGLLMLLIIKGVLYASDLREWRRFEKDRKHEKTSGTNPLFQNATTTVQNPTFSGDS, encoded by the exons ATGCATCAGTCAGTGTGTCTGAAGAGTTTGCTGCTGTTGCTGGTGGGAACACAGG TCTACACACAGGAGCAATGCTTAAAAGCTTCAGTAAACACATGTGGAGACTGCATCAAGTCTGGACCTGGCTGTGCATGGTGTAAAGAGTTG AATTTCACCAAGACTGGAGAGCAGGAAGCAGCACGTTGTGACACTGTCAAGTTGCTTTTAGACAGAGGATGTAGCAAAGAGAACATCATAAATCctcaaaacatttttcaaaatgttgtgAACAAAGCTCTGGTTGCTGGTAAAGACCCAGTGCAAATCCAACCCCAAGAAATACAACTCAATCTTAGACCAG ggATGCCCCAAACTTTTCAACTACGTTTTAAAAGGGCAGAAGGTTATCCTGTAGATCTTTACTACCTGATGGATCTGTCATACTCTATGAAAGACGATTTGGCGAATGTAAAAAACCTGGGAAATGATATACTTGAAAAGCTCAATAGAATCACTGGCAATGCCAGAATAG GATTCGGTTCGTTTGTTGACAAAACACTTCTTCCATACACCGACACCAATGAAGCCAAACTTAAACACCCCTGCTCGGATAAAAATGAACCATGTCAGCCAGCATTTGGCTTTCAGCACGTGCTTCCACTCACAGCAAATGGGAACGACTTCAAAGAATTGGTAAAGCAGCAGCATATATCTGGAAACCTGGACCCTCCAGAGGGAAGCCTGGATGCCATCATGCAAGCTGCCGTCTGCCTG AAAGAGATTGGTTGGGGAAACAGCACCCGGCTGCTGGTGTTGGCCACTGATGACGGCTTCCACATGGCAGGAGATGGAAAACTCGCTGCCATTCTGGAACCAAACAAAGAAACCTGTCAGCTGGACAAAAACAAGTACAGCAAGAGCAACATATGG GACTACCCATCTGTTGGACAGGTTGCTCGCAAACTGGAGGAGCAAAACATACAACCAATTTTTGCAGTGACAAAAAAAATGGAAACTGTTTACACA GAGCTGAGCAAACTAATCCCCAAATCTGCAGTCGGAGTCCTTTCTGAAGACTCCAACAATGTTGTCAACCTAATTGTGGAAGCATACAAT AACTTAACCTCTGAAGTGATCATGGCCCATGATGCCCTCCCGAACTTTATATCTGTGAAATATTCATCAAAATGTACCGGTGGAAAAACCTTCAGTGACAATGGGAAGTGTGATAATGTGAACATTGGACTAGAG GTGATTTTTGATGTGACGGTGACAGTGGATAGATGCATCAATGATCAGAGCTTCTCCATCGGGCCATTGGGCTTCAATGAAAAGCTGAAGGTGAACGTTCAGACTCTCTGCGAATGTAATTGTGGTGATCCCCCTGGAGTTCATCCTCACTGTAAAGGACAGGGTAAAGTTGTCTGCGGCAGCTGCAA GTGTAATGATGGCTTCATAGGACAGCTCTGTGAGTGCACAATAGGTAAAAAAGATGAGGCCTCATTTAAAGCCCAGTGCCGGAAAGACAATGGCACTGAATGTGAAGGCAAAGGAGACTGTGTGTGTGGACGGTGTCAGTGCCATTTAACAGAGGGTAACGGACATTTCTATGGCGAACACTGTGAATGCGACGATGAACACTGTGAAAAGTTTGACAATAAACAGTGTGCAG GTCATGGCAAGTGCAAATGTGGCAAATGTGAGTGTGATGACGGCTATGAGGGAACAGCTTGTCACTGCGCTAAATCCGACAATGAATGCAAGATTGACAGCCATGTTTGTTATAACCGCGGTAAATGTGTATGTAACCAGTGCGAATGTGAAAGGGGATACAAGGGACCCTACTGCAAAACCTGTCCTACATGTCAACGTCCGTGTCAACAGTCCGG GAGCTGTGTTGAATGTTTTGCCTTTCAAAGTGGACCGTTTGAAAAGAACTGTAGTTTAGCCTGTAAGCATCTGACGATTAAGATTGTCGATAAACTGGTAAAGAGTGATTGCAGAGTCAAAGATAAAGAGGGCTGCTGGATGGCTTTTACAATGACAGAAGAACTTGGATTTGACCTCTACTCTGTCAGTGTCCTTAAAGACAGAG AATGTCCCGAGGGGCCAAACATTATAGCAATTGTAGGAGGATCTCTGGCTGGAGTGGCATTGATTGGTCTCCTGATGCTCCTCATCATCAAGGGTGTTTTGTATGCAAGCGACCTTAGAGAATGGAGGAGATTTGAAAAAGACAGAAAACACGAAAAGACTTCT GGTACCAACCCATTATTCCAGAATGCCACAACCACTGTTCAAAACCCTACATTTTCTGGAGATTCATGA